One part of the Desulfovibrio sp. TomC genome encodes these proteins:
- a CDS encoding PEP/pyruvate-binding domain-containing protein, whose translation MAKTKANDTPRQDDMPSASGQDAVFDTATTLILTGADIVGIGEEAEILVGGKNYNTALISQIQGIRAPQFRAVSSVAFHRVLDETKVNAALIREVVNDGYRRVNWSDEDVNSDPEYMKNLVRDLAEEARAKAADAPGSSIKLRTLINNVVEGFATSPEGIDQLRKRSVLVQVAILSVDMPAGVREAVSNAYNDICREAGLEDVPVAVRSSAAGEDSRKKAFAGLQDTYLNIVGAAQCVRAYQWDCASAYNLRSMTYRREAILDAVALAERTGDDAIAEQAKLEWAIENTSLSVCIMRMINPVISGTAFAADTATGCRGTSRHDLVSIDASYGLGEAVVGGMVTPDKLYVFQRDDGSEVVIRNMGYKDKKIVYDDKEGGTKLVKVSEEEAYRWALSLAQAEEVARGVRAISVAYGNCIMDTEFCIDESDRLWFVQARPETRWNDELELHPHTIFMRRMEVEKRAVATAEVILEGNGASRGAGQGMVRFLRSALELNKIQKGDVLAAERTDPDMVPGMRVASAILADAGGDTSHAAITSRELGIPAIIGIQRAETLRALDGQYVTVDGSRGCVYRGLLPLEEVGGEMDLSKLPTTKTKVGLILADVGQALFLSRLRNVPDFEVGLLRAEFMLGNIGVHPQALEAYDNGTLPNLIDTKVKEFDAKLTKIVRDQLGAGYINVQLKLRSYVGLVTGLSAELDTLADHSGARGTDEVMAVHRRIREFEKKLDHHLEEVTRRLDLLKTSADLETHVAIILGYWDELQTKAVDPDAVKRRYEIKARIADRVAAVADEPMVKDTLAKIAAMRQEVARQIGIKGQIDDLTALLGKIRKQLTSRGFRSGKELYVQTLSQGLGLFAMAFHGKPILYRTTDFKSNEYRNLLGGNLFEALEDNPMLGYRGVSRNIHDWEIESFKLARGIFGGKNLHIMLPFVRTVEEATSMKRYLERVHKLQSGDDGLKMFIMSEIPSNAILAKQFIQEFDGFSIGSNDMTQMVLGTDRDNPALRHIYDEEDPAVVWALLVTIFAGQKYGKKVGFCGQGVSNSIILRGLVAIAGIVCASVVPDTYYRTKFDMAHVEAEGIPVSGLGQWLGEQHLARLKVVLQENKYEHIAKKYDTAADIKDWYDGELMRLGEQLRENLETAKANFYRQEMETFRRLFHKPALYATWDWPATVFDALRQAGFDNYEEQAVALAGQRAKIW comes from the coding sequence ATGGCCAAGACCAAAGCCAATGATACGCCGCGTCAGGACGATATGCCGTCCGCTTCGGGACAGGATGCGGTTTTTGATACTGCCACGACACTCATTCTGACGGGAGCCGACATTGTCGGCATCGGCGAAGAAGCCGAAATCCTCGTCGGCGGGAAGAACTATAATACGGCGCTTATCAGCCAGATCCAGGGCATCCGTGCTCCCCAGTTCCGGGCGGTTTCGTCGGTGGCCTTCCACCGCGTTCTCGACGAGACCAAGGTCAATGCGGCGCTCATACGGGAAGTCGTCAACGATGGTTATCGCCGGGTCAACTGGTCCGACGAGGACGTCAACAGCGACCCGGAATACATGAAAAACCTTGTGCGCGATCTGGCCGAGGAAGCCCGGGCCAAGGCCGCAGACGCTCCAGGATCGTCGATAAAACTGCGCACCCTGATTAATAATGTGGTCGAGGGGTTCGCCACCTCTCCCGAAGGCATCGACCAGCTGCGCAAGCGTTCCGTCCTGGTTCAGGTGGCCATTTTGTCCGTGGACATGCCGGCCGGCGTCCGCGAGGCCGTGTCCAACGCCTACAACGACATCTGCCGCGAGGCCGGTCTCGAAGACGTGCCCGTGGCCGTGCGTTCCTCGGCCGCCGGCGAGGATAGCCGCAAGAAGGCCTTTGCCGGCTTGCAAGACACCTATCTCAATATCGTCGGCGCGGCCCAGTGCGTGCGCGCCTACCAGTGGGACTGCGCCTCGGCCTATAACCTGCGCTCCATGACCTATCGCCGCGAAGCCATTCTCGACGCCGTGGCCCTGGCCGAGCGCACCGGCGACGACGCCATTGCCGAACAGGCCAAGCTCGAATGGGCCATTGAAAACACCTCGCTGTCCGTGTGCATCATGCGTATGATCAACCCGGTGATTTCCGGCACGGCCTTTGCCGCCGACACCGCCACCGGCTGCCGGGGCACCTCGCGCCACGACCTCGTCTCCATCGACGCCAGCTATGGCCTGGGCGAAGCCGTGGTCGGCGGCATGGTCACTCCGGACAAGCTCTACGTGTTTCAGCGCGACGACGGCTCCGAAGTCGTTATCCGCAATATGGGCTACAAGGATAAAAAGATCGTCTACGACGACAAGGAAGGCGGCACCAAGCTGGTCAAGGTCTCCGAAGAGGAGGCCTACCGCTGGGCGTTGTCTCTGGCCCAGGCCGAGGAAGTGGCCCGGGGCGTGCGCGCCATCTCGGTTGCCTACGGCAACTGCATTATGGACACGGAATTTTGCATTGACGAGTCCGATCGCCTGTGGTTTGTCCAGGCCCGGCCGGAAACCCGCTGGAACGACGAGCTGGAGCTGCACCCCCACACCATTTTCATGCGCCGCATGGAAGTGGAGAAACGGGCTGTGGCCACGGCCGAGGTCATCCTCGAAGGCAACGGCGCGTCACGCGGGGCCGGGCAGGGCATGGTGCGCTTTTTGCGTTCGGCCCTGGAGCTCAATAAGATCCAGAAGGGCGACGTCCTGGCTGCCGAGCGCACCGACCCCGACATGGTGCCCGGAATGCGCGTGGCCTCGGCCATTTTGGCCGATGCCGGCGGCGACACCAGCCATGCCGCCATTACCTCCCGGGAACTGGGCATACCGGCCATCATCGGTATCCAGCGGGCCGAAACCCTGCGTGCCCTCGACGGCCAGTACGTCACCGTCGACGGTTCGCGCGGCTGCGTCTACCGGGGCCTGCTTCCCCTGGAGGAAGTCGGCGGCGAGATGGATCTGTCCAAGCTGCCGACCACCAAGACCAAGGTCGGCCTGATCCTGGCCGACGTGGGCCAGGCGCTTTTTCTGTCCCGTCTGCGCAATGTCCCGGATTTCGAAGTGGGGCTGCTTCGGGCCGAGTTCATGCTCGGCAACATCGGCGTCCACCCCCAGGCCCTGGAAGCCTACGACAACGGCACATTGCCGAACCTCATTGACACCAAGGTCAAGGAATTCGACGCCAAGCTGACCAAAATCGTGCGGGATCAGCTTGGAGCCGGGTATATCAACGTCCAGCTCAAGCTGCGCAGCTACGTCGGGCTTGTCACCGGCCTGTCCGCCGAACTGGATACCCTGGCCGATCATTCCGGCGCGCGCGGCACCGACGAAGTCATGGCCGTGCATCGCCGCATTCGCGAATTTGAGAAGAAACTCGACCACCATCTCGAAGAGGTCACCCGCCGCCTGGATCTGCTCAAAACCTCAGCCGATCTGGAAACCCACGTGGCCATTATTCTCGGCTATTGGGACGAGTTGCAGACCAAGGCCGTCGATCCTGACGCCGTCAAACGCCGCTACGAGATCAAGGCCCGCATCGCAGACCGCGTGGCCGCCGTGGCCGATGAACCCATGGTCAAGGACACCCTGGCCAAGATTGCGGCCATGCGCCAGGAAGTGGCCCGCCAGATCGGCATCAAGGGACAAATCGACGATTTGACCGCCTTGCTTGGTAAAATTCGCAAGCAGCTGACCTCACGCGGGTTCCGCAGCGGCAAGGAACTCTACGTCCAGACCCTGTCCCAGGGCCTGGGCCTTTTTGCCATGGCCTTCCACGGCAAGCCGATTTTGTACCGCACCACGGATTTCAAATCCAACGAGTACCGAAACCTGCTTGGCGGCAACCTGTTTGAAGCCCTGGAAGACAATCCCATGCTCGGCTACCGGGGCGTGTCGCGCAACATCCACGACTGGGAAATCGAGTCGTTCAAGCTGGCGCGCGGCATTTTCGGCGGCAAGAACCTGCACATCATGCTGCCCTTCGTGCGCACGGTGGAGGAAGCCACCTCCATGAAGCGGTATCTTGAGCGGGTGCACAAGCTCCAGTCCGGCGATGACGGGCTCAAGATGTTCATCATGTCGGAGATTCCGAGCAACGCCATCCTGGCCAAGCAGTTCATTCAGGAGTTCGACGGGTTCTCCATCGGCTCCAACGACATGACGCAGATGGTGCTCGGCACCGACCGCGACAACCCGGCCCTGCGCCACATCTATGACGAAGAAGATCCGGCCGTGGTCTGGGCGCTTTTGGTCACCATCTTTGCCGGCCAGAAGTACGGCAAGAAGGTCGGCTTCTGCGGCCAGGGCGTGTCCAACAGCATCATTTTGCGGGGGCTGGTCGCCATTGCCGGCATCGTGTGCGCCTCGGTCGTGCCCGACACCTACTACCGCACCAAGTTCGACATGGCTCATGTCGAGGCCGAGGGCATTCCGGTCAGCGGTCTTGGCCAGTGGCTTGGCGAGCAGCATCTGGCCCGGCTCAAGGTCGTGCTCCAGGAAAACAAGTACGAGCACATTGCCAAGAAGTACGACACCGCCGCCGACATCAAGGATTGGTACGATGGCGAATTGATGCGTCTCGGCGAACAGCTGCGCGAAAATCTGGAAACCGCCAAGGCCAATTTCTATCGCCAGGAGATGGAGACGTTTCGTCGTCTGTTCCACAAGCCGGCCCTCTATGCCACCTGGGACTGGCCTGCCACGGTGTTTGACGCCTTGCGCCAGGCCGGTTTCGACAACTATGAGGAACAAGCCGTGGCCCTGGCCGGCCAGCGCGCCAAGATTTGGTAG
- a CDS encoding peptidoglycan DD-metalloendopeptidase family protein, protein MKRLVFGVFLILALAGGAAGYLLLTDRVKPEITLAPESDVAAPKREFTLTLRDAGSGLKSAKVVVTQSDKQITLLDTTYANPVREAVEKFTLEPAGLRDGPFTLTITATDRSIANFSAGNIAAVTRQYTLDTIPPRVDVTSLAHNVRQGGVGAVSFSVNEAPESAGVVVGNDFYPAYKLDNGKYFGLYVFPYNMDPKDFVPKVKVTDKAGNIGVASFRYQAIPRKFRQDKLNISDNFLESKMPQYYDIITDTRDNLQIYLKVNNDIRRQNGVFLKELAQKSAPTMLWDKKAFLRLPNAAPRAGFGDHRTYYYQNKEIDQQTHMGVDLASLEGAPVPAANSGKVVFTGFLGIYGETVIIDHGLGLQTLYAHLRQIDAKVGQDIKKGEILGKTGVSGLAGGDHLHFGVLLDGQETSPIEWWDQHWIDDNILSKL, encoded by the coding sequence ATGAAGAGACTTGTTTTCGGCGTTTTCCTGATTCTGGCCCTGGCCGGCGGCGCAGCCGGCTATCTGCTGCTCACCGACAGAGTCAAACCGGAGATCACCCTGGCTCCGGAAAGCGATGTGGCCGCGCCCAAGCGCGAATTCACCCTGACCCTGCGCGATGCCGGCTCGGGACTGAAAAGCGCCAAAGTCGTGGTCACCCAGTCCGACAAGCAGATCACCCTGCTTGATACCACCTACGCCAATCCTGTGCGCGAAGCCGTGGAAAAATTCACCCTCGAGCCGGCCGGGCTGCGCGACGGTCCCTTTACCCTGACCATCACCGCCACGGACCGTTCCATTGCCAATTTCAGCGCAGGCAACATCGCCGCCGTGACCCGGCAATACACCCTGGACACCATCCCGCCCCGCGTCGACGTGACCAGTCTGGCCCACAATGTCCGCCAGGGCGGGGTCGGGGCCGTCTCCTTCTCGGTCAACGAAGCTCCGGAAAGCGCCGGCGTCGTGGTCGGCAACGATTTCTATCCGGCCTACAAACTCGACAACGGCAAATACTTCGGCCTCTACGTCTTCCCCTACAACATGGACCCCAAAGACTTCGTGCCCAAGGTCAAGGTCACGGACAAGGCCGGCAACATCGGCGTGGCCTCTTTTCGCTATCAGGCCATTCCAAGAAAGTTTCGCCAGGACAAGCTCAACATCTCTGACAATTTCCTCGAGTCGAAGATGCCGCAATACTACGACATCATAACCGACACCCGTGACAACCTGCAGATCTATCTCAAGGTCAACAACGATATCCGCCGGCAGAACGGCGTGTTTCTCAAAGAACTGGCCCAGAAAAGCGCCCCGACCATGCTCTGGGATAAAAAGGCCTTCCTGCGCCTGCCCAATGCCGCGCCCCGGGCCGGTTTCGGCGATCATCGGACCTATTATTATCAGAACAAGGAAATCGACCAGCAGACCCACATGGGCGTGGATCTGGCCTCCCTTGAAGGAGCGCCGGTGCCGGCCGCCAATTCCGGCAAGGTCGTCTTTACCGGATTTCTCGGTATCTACGGGGAAACCGTGATCATTGACCACGGCCTGGGACTCCAGACCCTCTACGCCCACTTGCGCCAGATCGACGCCAAGGTCGGCCAGGATATCAAGAAAGGGGAAATCCTCGGCAAGACCGGCGTCTCCGGCCTGGCCGGCGGCGACCACCTGCACTTTGGCGTCCTGCTCGATGGCCAGGAAACCTCGCCCATCGAATGGTGGGACCAGCACTGGATCGACGACAACATTTTAAGCAAGCTGTAA
- a CDS encoding pyruvate carboxylase yields MIAKTFQEVLSEVEGKKILVANRGISARRVLRSIRERLRAIPVLTVTDVDMTSPATAGAHELITLGPDPRAYLDIDGIIKKAKARGVVAIHPGWGFASEDCEFPRKCAEAGILFIGSSAEAMKSLGNKVEARQLAMNLGIPVVPGSEGSVTIPEAREIAKKIGFPIMLKAEGGGGGRGIYEIYSEAQLESAFSKASAMAQASFGNPHLFVEKLLTSVRHIEIQVAGDRFGNVFAFDERDCSVQRNHQKLVEITPSPWRGMTEELRQRLKDYGERLVRETGYYSLATVEFLVDADGEPYMIEVNTRLQVEHGITECRYGVDLVEEQINIAFGGKLRFNCADTRPLLQAMQLRINCEDPKQNFAPNAGTVTRYLSPGGQGIRLDSCLTAGYEFPTQYDSAGALLISYGRNWPKVVSVMERALREYIIGGLKTTIPFHRQILRHQEFIKGDFDTKFINQNPYLLNYLDEEPEALRLSWLVAEIAARGYNPHVQLGRYRGREDYRLGRFSPHLPEVDLRSPENPYPRGDRQAVLDMVRDSGKVHFVDTTTRDITQSNSGNRFRLAEDELVGPYLDNCCFFSLENGGGAHFHVAMMANMTYPFTEAAKWNEFAPKTMKQLLIRSTNVLGYKPQPRNLMRLTGEMICEHYDIIRCFDFLNHIDNMYPFAEVALSRPGIIFEPAISLSYARGFDVPHYLGVLEAILDQIAKAGGMTKAKAARSIILCLKDMAGMCPPRFVKALVTAIRKAYPDLVIDYHRHYTDGLFVPAVGAAAEAGCHIVDTAIGASVRWYGQGEVLSTAAYIEEDLGVPVVLTKENKDMIRAANFVLKQIMPYYDRYAAPYFQGIDYDVVEHAMPGGATSSSQEGAMKQGYIHLLPYMLKFLAGTRKIVRYHDVTPGSQITWNTAFLAVTSAYKAGGERAVKDLLEVLEVVAEHAEECLTPAAKEDRLLLYANCNDAFRNLLLGKFGKMPLGFPPNWVYESAFGADWKRAIETRTEDSPLDALGEIDMDAEMTALTKQLGREPSNEEFVLYLNHPGDALKTMEFRKKFGDANNLPLDVWFEGLEPGEELTFLDSQDKPHHLSLLDISRPEASGLATVRYVLDSEILSHQVQVAAAQGGPASKVEMADPNNPYHVGAPVSGDLWVMHVSPNDYVKTGEELFNISVMKQEKTVAAPMDGIIKRVIKNADYANDRKMVPVKEGELLVELGPVTKDCPTCRQPVGEDHYKFCPNCGQQV; encoded by the coding sequence ATGATCGCCAAGACGTTTCAGGAAGTGCTTTCCGAAGTTGAAGGAAAGAAGATTCTGGTCGCCAACCGGGGCATTTCCGCCCGGCGGGTTCTGCGTTCCATCCGTGAACGGCTTCGCGCCATCCCCGTACTCACCGTCACCGATGTGGACATGACGTCCCCGGCGACGGCCGGAGCCCACGAGCTCATCACCCTGGGGCCTGATCCCAGAGCCTATCTGGATATTGACGGCATCATTAAAAAAGCCAAAGCCCGCGGCGTCGTGGCCATCCATCCGGGCTGGGGCTTTGCCTCGGAAGACTGCGAATTTCCCCGCAAGTGCGCCGAAGCCGGCATCCTTTTTATCGGCTCCTCGGCCGAGGCCATGAAGAGCCTTGGCAACAAGGTCGAAGCGCGCCAGCTGGCCATGAACCTGGGCATCCCGGTGGTGCCCGGCTCCGAAGGCTCGGTGACCATTCCCGAAGCCCGGGAAATCGCCAAGAAGATTGGCTTCCCCATCATGCTCAAGGCCGAAGGCGGCGGCGGCGGCCGGGGCATCTACGAAATTTATTCCGAGGCCCAGCTCGAGTCGGCCTTTTCCAAGGCTTCGGCCATGGCCCAGGCCTCGTTTGGCAACCCGCATTTGTTCGTCGAAAAGCTTTTGACCAGCGTGCGCCACATCGAAATCCAGGTGGCCGGCGACCGCTTCGGCAATGTCTTCGCCTTTGACGAGCGTGACTGCTCGGTGCAGCGCAACCACCAAAAGCTGGTGGAAATCACCCCGTCCCCCTGGCGCGGCATGACCGAAGAGTTGCGTCAGCGCCTCAAGGACTACGGCGAGCGGCTCGTGCGCGAGACCGGGTATTATTCCCTGGCCACCGTGGAATTTCTGGTCGACGCCGACGGCGAGCCGTACATGATCGAGGTCAATACCCGGCTGCAGGTGGAGCACGGCATCACCGAATGCCGCTACGGCGTGGACCTGGTCGAAGAGCAGATCAACATCGCCTTTGGCGGCAAGCTGCGCTTTAACTGCGCCGATACCCGGCCGCTGCTCCAGGCCATGCAGCTGCGCATCAACTGCGAGGACCCCAAACAGAATTTTGCCCCCAACGCCGGCACCGTTACCCGCTACCTGTCCCCGGGCGGCCAGGGCATCCGGCTCGATTCCTGTCTGACGGCCGGCTACGAGTTCCCCACCCAGTACGATTCCGCTGGTGCGCTGCTCATTTCCTACGGCCGCAACTGGCCCAAGGTTGTCTCGGTCATGGAACGGGCCCTTCGCGAGTACATCATCGGCGGTCTCAAAACGACCATCCCCTTCCATCGCCAGATTCTGCGCCATCAGGAATTTATCAAGGGCGATTTTGACACTAAGTTTATCAACCAGAATCCGTATCTGCTCAATTACCTCGACGAGGAGCCCGAAGCCCTGCGCCTGTCCTGGCTGGTGGCCGAGATTGCGGCCCGGGGCTACAATCCCCATGTCCAGCTGGGCCGGTACCGGGGCCGTGAAGACTATCGGCTGGGCCGGTTCTCCCCGCATTTGCCCGAAGTGGACCTGCGTTCCCCGGAAAATCCCTACCCGCGCGGCGACCGGCAGGCCGTGCTCGACATGGTGCGCGACTCCGGCAAAGTCCACTTTGTCGACACCACCACCCGCGACATCACCCAGTCCAACAGCGGCAACCGCTTCCGGCTGGCCGAGGACGAACTGGTCGGGCCGTATCTCGACAATTGCTGCTTTTTCTCCCTGGAGAACGGCGGCGGCGCCCACTTCCACGTGGCCATGATGGCCAACATGACCTACCCCTTCACCGAGGCGGCCAAGTGGAACGAGTTTGCGCCCAAGACCATGAAGCAGCTCTTGATCCGCTCGACCAACGTGCTTGGCTACAAGCCCCAGCCGCGAAACCTGATGCGGCTGACGGGCGAGATGATCTGCGAACACTACGACATCATCCGCTGCTTTGATTTCTTAAATCACATCGACAATATGTATCCGTTTGCCGAGGTCGCGCTGTCGCGTCCCGGCATCATCTTCGAGCCGGCCATCTCCCTGTCCTACGCCCGGGGCTTTGACGTGCCCCATTACTTGGGCGTGCTCGAGGCCATTCTCGACCAGATCGCCAAGGCTGGCGGCATGACCAAGGCCAAGGCCGCCCGAAGCATCATCCTGTGCCTCAAAGACATGGCCGGCATGTGTCCGCCGCGGTTTGTCAAGGCGCTCGTCACCGCCATCCGCAAGGCCTATCCGGACTTGGTCATCGACTACCATCGCCACTACACCGACGGCCTGTTCGTTCCGGCCGTGGGCGCGGCGGCCGAGGCTGGATGCCACATCGTGGACACGGCCATCGGCGCTTCGGTGCGCTGGTACGGCCAGGGCGAGGTGCTCTCCACCGCGGCCTACATCGAGGAAGACCTCGGCGTGCCCGTGGTCCTGACCAAGGAAAACAAGGACATGATCCGGGCCGCCAACTTCGTGCTCAAGCAGATCATGCCGTACTACGACCGCTATGCCGCCCCGTACTTCCAGGGCATTGATTACGATGTCGTGGAGCACGCCATGCCCGGCGGGGCCACCAGTTCGTCCCAGGAAGGGGCCATGAAGCAGGGCTATATCCACTTGCTGCCCTATATGCTCAAATTCCTGGCCGGAACCCGCAAGATCGTGCGCTACCACGATGTCACGCCCGGCTCGCAAATCACCTGGAATACCGCGTTCCTGGCGGTCACCAGCGCCTACAAGGCCGGCGGCGAACGGGCCGTCAAGGACTTGCTTGAGGTGCTGGAGGTCGTGGCTGAGCACGCCGAAGAATGCCTGACCCCGGCGGCCAAGGAAGACCGGCTTCTGCTGTACGCCAACTGCAACGACGCCTTCCGCAACCTGCTTTTGGGCAAGTTCGGCAAGATGCCGCTCGGGTTCCCGCCGAACTGGGTCTACGAGAGCGCTTTCGGGGCCGACTGGAAGCGGGCGATTGAGACGCGCACCGAGGATTCGCCGCTGGACGCCCTGGGCGAGATCGATATGGACGCCGAGATGACGGCGCTCACCAAGCAGCTTGGCCGTGAACCCTCCAACGAGGAGTTCGTGCTCTATCTCAATCATCCGGGCGATGCGCTCAAGACCATGGAATTTCGCAAGAAATTCGGCGACGCCAACAACCTGCCCCTGGATGTCTGGTTCGAGGGTCTGGAGCCGGGCGAAGAATTGACCTTCCTTGACAGCCAGGACAAGCCCCATCACCTCTCGCTGCTTGACATCTCGCGGCCTGAAGCCAGCGGCTTGGCAACGGTACGCTATGTCCTGGATTCGGAAATCCTGAGCCATCAGGTCCAGGTCGCAGCGGCCCAGGGCGGTCCGGCCAGCAAGGTCGAAATGGCCGATCCCAATAATCCCTATCACGTGGGCGCCCCGGTTTCCGGCGACCTGTGGGTCATGCACGTCTCGCCCAACGACTACGTCAAAACCGGCGAGGAGCTGTTTAACATCTCCGTTATGAAGCAGGAAAAAACCGTGGCTGCGCCCATGGACGGCATTATCAAACGGGTGATCAAGAACGCTGATTACGCCAATGACCGCAAGATGGTTCCGGTCAAGGAAGGGGAGCTTCTGGTCGAACTGGGTCCCGTCACCAAGGACTGCCCAACCTGCCGTCAACCTGTAGGCGAAGATCATTACAAATTCTGTCCCAACTGCGGCCAGCAGGTGTAA